The DNA segment GGCTAGACCCCTTCCGCGCACGTCTGTATACTGTCGAAAAACGCTCGCATGCAAGGGGCTGTGACGACGATGCGGGGCAGAGTGTTGCGCGTTCTCCTTCTCGGGCTCTCCGTTCCAGCCGTTATCGCCGTCCTCGTCTTCTTCCTCGTGTCGTGGTCCGATGCGACAGACGAAGACGCTTCTCCGCAAGAACCGCAGGCAGCGGCGGCGCCCGACTGGGACGTGACGGAAGCCCAGGCGGAGATCTTCCTCTACGAGGTGGTGGCGGCGAGAGAGGCGACGCGCCTCGCTCCCACGCCCACGCCCGAGCCGACTCCCACGCCCGTGCCGTCGCCGTTCGAGATCGCGCAGGCCGAGCTGCCGTACGCGGTCCCGCCTCCCAACGTGGCCTACGGGCCTGAGGAGCGCTGGATCGGGGTCAATGTCACTACGCAACGGGCGTATGCCTTCGTGGGCGGCAAGGCAGTCTACGTGGCTCTGGTGACGACAGGCATGCCCGGCTACGAGACGCCGCTGGGCGAGTTCCGCATCAACTACCGCAAGGAGAAGGACATCATGGACTCGGAGACCATGGGTGTCCCTCACGACGACCCCGAGGGCTACTACCTGGAGGAC comes from the Dehalococcoidia bacterium genome and includes:
- a CDS encoding L,D-transpeptidase codes for the protein MRGRVLRVLLLGLSVPAVIAVLVFFLVSWSDATDEDASPQEPQAAAAPDWDVTEAQAEIFLYEVVAAREATRLAPTPTPEPTPTPVPSPFEIAQAELPYAVPPPNVAYGPEERWIGVNVTTQRAYAFVGGKAVYVALVTTGMPGYETPLGEFRINYRKEKDIMDSETMGVPHDDPEGYYLEDVYFAQYFAPGYALHSNYWRPISYFGNVASSHGCVGMLYDDARFFWDFATYGTRIVVYR